In Aspergillus fumigatus Af293 chromosome 4, whole genome shotgun sequence, one genomic interval encodes:
- the psf3 gene encoding DNA replication protein PSF3, giving the protein MSYYDVDSILTDSQKLPCTFELEVPGLGILEGNPGEDIKAGTRIDLPLWLGVMLSIGARLGTSRLVTLDLPSALSDRVVNALKADPRTVDLRSLAPHFYSLSERVLDLFEEEEMVDVLINTFKKRAAEIADHAHNPKGALGEGADFLRGLDETERQLFRVAHDSARETRIWAGEAKKR; this is encoded by the exons ATGTCGTACTATGACGTTGACTCTATCTTGACAGACTCTCAA AAACTGCCCTGCACATTTGAACTTGAGGTCCCAGGGCTTGGCATCTTGGAGGGCaatcctggagaagat ATCAAGGCAGGGACTCGAATTGATCTTCCATTATGGCTGGGTGTGATGTTATCAATTGG AGCACGTCTTGGGACTTCACGATTAGTTACGCTTGACCTTCCCTCAGCATTATCAGACCGGGTAGTGAATGCGCTGAAAGCCGATCCCCGAACCGTCGATCTGCGCTCACTGGCACCGCACTTTTACAGTCTGAGCGAGCGGGTGCTCGACCtctttgaggaggaagagatggtGGATGTTCTGATTAAC ACATTCAAAAAGCGCGCAGCAGAAATTGCTGACCACGCACATAACCCCAAGGGTGCTCTAGGGGAGGGTGCGGATTTTCTTCGAGGGCTGGATGAGACGGAGAGGCAAT TGTTCCGCGTGGCCCACGATAGCGCAAGGGAGACTCGAATCTGGGCAGGGGAGGCCAAAAAGAGATGA
- the kgd1 gene encoding alpha-ketoglutarate dehydrogenase KGD1, whose amino-acid sequence MLRTTAVKATSSGLLRGPACSACRRSISLTSTARATASRSSKLGLTTRRPLAIVDRLSNGRRHYAAATDVGVDPNDNFLSGNTANYIDEMYLAWKKDPSSVHISWQTYFKNMEEGNMPIAQAFQPPPTLVPTPTGGVPQTMPGEGLGLSAGTDLTNHLKVQLLVRAYQARGHHKAKIDPLGIRGEAEAFGYNKPKELELDHYGFTERDLDQEFTLGPGILPRFATESRKKMTLREIIATCERIYCGSYGVEYIHIPDRKPCDWIRDRFEIPEPYKYSVDDKRRILDRLIWSHSFEAFLATKFPNDKRFGLEGCETLVPGMKALIDRSVEHGIKDIVIGMPHRGRLNVLSNVVRKPNESIFSEFSGSAEPSDEGSGDVKYHLGMNFERPTPSGKRVQLSLVANPSHLEAEDPVVLGKTRSILHYNNDEKDFNSAMGVLLHGDAAFAGQGVVYETMGFHSLPAYSTGGTIHIIVNNQIGFTTDPRYSRSTPYCSDIAKSIDAPVFHVNADDVEAVNYVCQVAADWRAEFKRDVVIDIVCYRKQGHNETDQPSFTQPLMYKRIAEQKAQLDKYVEKLIAEGTFTKEDIDEHKKWVWGMLNDSFDRSKDYQPTGKEWLTSAWNGFKTPKELATEVLPHLPTAVDASLLSHIADKISGAPEGFTVHRNLKRILANRKKAVDEGKNIDWATAEALAFGSLVKEGYHVRVSGQDVERGTFSQRHAVLHDQENEATYTPLKHIAEDQGSFVISNSSLSEFGALGFEYGYSLTSPNALVMWEAQFGDFANNAQCIIDQFIASGESKWLQRSGLVVSLPHGYDGQGPEHSSGRMERWLQLCNEEPRQFPTQDKLDRQHQDCNMQIAYMTSPANLFHILRRQIHRQFRKPLVIFFSKSLLRHPIARSDIEEFTGDSHFRWIIPDPAHGSTIDEPEKIERVILCSGQVYATLVKHREANGIRNTAITRVEQLHPFPWAQLKENLDSYPNAKDIVWAQEEPLNAGAWSYTQPRIETLLNETEHHNRRHVLYAGRPPSASVATGLKSVHAKEEQDFLQEAFTVHQHRLKGE is encoded by the exons ATGCTTCGTACCACAGCCGTCAAGGCCACCAGCAGCGGTTTGCTGCGTGGTCCGGCCTGCTCGGCCTGCAGGCGGTCCATCTCCCTTACTTCCACTGCCAGAGCTACTGCCAGCCGTAGCTCGAAACTTGGCTTGACCACGAGGAGACCTCTCGCCATTGTTGACCGTTTGTCCAACGGCAGGAGACACtatgctgctgctactgATGTGGGAGTG GATCCCAATGACAACTTCCTTTCCGGAAACACAGCCAACTACATTGACGAGATGTACCTGGCTTGGAAGAAGGACCCCTCCAGCGTGCACATCTCGTGGCAGACATATTTTAAGAACATGGAAGAAGGCAACATGCCCATCGCCCAAGCTTTTCAACCTCCTCCGACTCTTGTGCCTACTCCGACCGGTGGCGTTCCTCAGACCATGCCTGGTGAGGGATTGGGCCTGTCGGCTGGCACTGACCTGACAAATCATCTCAAGGTTCAGCTTTTGGTTCGCGCATACCAGGCTCGTGGTCATcacaaggccaagatcgatCCCCTTGGCATCCGCGGCGAAGCTGAGGCATTCGGTTACAACAAGCCCAAGGAGCTTGAACTTGACCACTATGGGTTTACTGAGCGCGATCTTGACCAGGAGTTCACCCTCGGCCCTGGTATTTTGCCTCGCTTCGCCACTGAGAGCCGCAAGAAGATGACTCTGCGCGAGATCATCGCCACCTGCGAGAGGATTTATTGTGGCTCCTATGGTGTGGAGTACATTCACATTCCTGATCGTAAGCCCTGCGACTGGATCCGTGATCGCTTCGAAATTCCTGAGCCCTACAAGTACTCGGTTGACGACAAGCGCCGTATCCTTGACCGTCTGATCTGGAGTCACAGCTTCGAGGCCTTCCTGGCCACCAAGTTCCCCAATGACAAGCGTTTCGGTCTGGAGGGTTGCGAGACCCTTGTGCCTGGTATGAAGGCGTTGATTGACCGCAGCGTCGAGCACGGCATCAAGGACATTGTCATTGGTATGCCTCACCGTGGTCGTCTCAATGTACTGTCCAACGTTGTTCGTAAGCCCAACGAGTCCATCTTCAGTGAATTCTCTGGATCCGCCGAGCCTTCGGATGAAGGTTCGGGTGATGTCAAGTACCACCTGGGTATGAACTTCGAACGTCCCACGCCCTCTGGTAAGCGTGtgcagctctcgctggtcGCCAACCCCTCCCATCTGGAAGCCGAGGACCCCGTTGTTCTTGGCAAGACGCGCTCTATTCTGCACTACAACAATGATGAGAAGGACTTCAACAGCGCCATGGGTGTTCTGCTGCACGGTGATGCTGCCTTCGCCGGCCAGGGTGTCGTCTACGAGACCATGGGCTTCCACTCTCTCCCCGCCTACTCGACCGGTGGTACTATCCACATCATCGTGAACAACCAGATTGGTTTCACTACCGACCCCCGTTACTCGCGTTCCACCCCGTACTGCTCGGATATCGCCAAGTCCATCGACGCCCCTGTGTTCCACGTGAAcgctgatgatgtcgagGCCGTGAACTACGTTTGTCAGGTTGCTGCCGACTGGCGTGCCGAGTTCAAGCGCGACGTCGTCATTGACATCGTCTGCTACCGTAAGCAGGGTCACAACGAAACCGACCAGCCCTCTTTCACTCAGCCCTTGATGTACAAGCGCATCGCCGAGCAGAAGGCTCAGCTTGACAAGTATGTCGAGAAGCTGATTGCTGAGGGCACCTTCACCAAAGAGGACATTGACGAGCACAAAAAGTGGGTTTGGGGTATGCTCAACGACAGCTTCGACCGCAGCAAGGATTACCAGCCCACCGGCAAGGAATGGCTGACCTCTGCTTGGAACGGCTTCAAGACTCCGAAGGAGCTGGCCACCGAGGttctgcctcatctgcctACCGCTGTTGATGCTTCTTTGTTGAGCCACATTGCCGACAAGATTAGCGGCGCCCCCGAGGGCTTCACCGTCCACCGCAACCTCAAGCGTATTTTGGCCAACCGCAAGAAGGCCGTTGATGAGGGTAAGAACATCGACTGGGCCACCGCGGAGGCCCTCGCCTTTGGTTCTCTGGTGAAAGAGGGCTACCATGTCCGTGTTTCCGGTCAGGACGTTGAACGTGGTACCTTCTCCCAGCGTCACGCCGTTCTGCACGACCAGGAGAACGAGGCTACGTATACCCCCTTGAAGCACATCGCTGAGGATCAGGGCAGCTTCGTCATCTCCAACTCTTCCCTTAGCGAATTCGGAGC CCTTGGTTTTGAATACGGTTACTCTCTGACCTCCCCTAATGCCCTGGTCATGTGGGAGGCCCAGTTCGGTGACTTCGCCAATAATGCTCAGTGCATTATTGACCAGTTCATCGCCTCTGGGGAGTCCAAGTGGCTGCAGCGCTCCGGTCTCGTTGTCTCCCTGCCTCACGGTTATGATGGCCAGGGTCCTGAGCACTCGTCGGGTAGAATGGAGCGTTGGTTGCAGCTTTGCAACGAGGAACCTCGCCAGTTCCCCACTCAGGACAAGTTGGACCGTCAGCACCAGGACTGCAATATGCAGATTGCCTACATGACCTCTCCTGCCAATCTTTTCCACATCTTGCGTCGCCAAATCCACCGCCAGTTCCGCAAGC CCCTcgtgatcttcttctccaagtccCTCCTCCGTCATCCTATTGCTCGCTCCGATATCGAGGAATTCACCGGTGACTCGCACTTCAGGTGGATCATCCCTGACCCGGCCCACGGTAGCACCATTGACGAGCCCGAGAAGATCGAGCGCGTCATTTTGTGCAGTGGCCAGGTCTATGCTACCTTGGTCAAGCACCGCGAAGCCAATGGTATCCGCAACACTGCCATCACCCGTGTTGAGCAGCTGCACCCCTTCCCTTGGGCTCAGCTGAAGGAGAACCTGGACAGCTACCCTAACGCCAAGGACATTGTCTGGGCTCAGGAAGAGCCTCTGAACGCCGGTGCTTGGAGTTACACCCAGCCCCGTATTGAGACCCTGCTGAACGAGACTGAGCACCACAACCGTCGCCACGTCCTCTACGCTGGTCGGCCCCCAAGCGCCTCCGTCGCGACTGGTCTCAAGTCCGTCCACGCCAAGGAGGAACAGGACTTCCTTCAGGAAGCATTCACTGTCCACCAGCATCGTCTGAAGGGCGAGTAA
- a CDS encoding putative PHD finger domain protein (Ing1): MASVVSSSAANAQGQNARQSARQTRTNPSRTSKTLGRSSFAYGHSSMIEAPPTPPAPHGFYPALTHFTDAITALPREFRRHNSLLKEVDAKAWALEDNLLQLLKVSSESQPLPCPPNPAPIVDGVVRDDIVSVNPSQPPESQESKNRRLLFDRVRRTLVDLMMTADEKNHVISNANDELDRQLLRIDGIFPFIAGEISEEARLGSLTHWAYSNRNATKTATNERPRREVASNKQDLNHALENEAGSRSDARRDAARKQRRTHADSDFDDARASGSRKGQASKPRSGAGAATGDLSAVGHGAQTSGASGASGATKRRKVERPPAADAGAAMERSASGAGNASGRGASKDTTASDATKKRSRAPNTNAAARKRNNTGTSAANSPVLAPTPLAGASGAVRSAASPGPGAAARPQSSRAQQSSGQPTNGRQRPSSSASNRLTSNSKVVDTKTLPKETPKADMVAAALNSELQRQAEEENSGTATAKAVGPVSMKREDTETRPAESVESRETPVPQASNAAPKGRSSKTSTPVLSTLSEPNSQRTRPTRNTDSAPAKRSHKKSGSVAVSQQRAVSEEEDSLHEGDDEDEDGEPRYCYCNEISFGEMVACDNDACPREWFHLSCVGLTKPPGKNVKWYCNECKENMRRNRNAR; the protein is encoded by the exons atGGCATCCGTTGTTTCGTCGTCGGCCGCCAACGCTCAGGGTCAAAATGCTCGCCAGTCAGCGCGCCAGACACGTACCAATCCATCCAGAACGTCCAAGACGCTGGGGAGGTCATCGTTTGCCTACGGTCACAGTTCAATGATCGAAGCGCCTCCTACACCTCCTGCCCCCCACGGATTCTATCCTGCGCTCACTCATTTCACTGACGCTATAACCGCTCTGCCGCGAGAATTTCGCCGTCACAATTCGTTGCTGAAGGAAGTGGATGCAAAGGCTTGGGCGCTTGAGGATAACCTCCTCCAATTGTTGAAGGTCTCCTCAGAGTCGCAACCTCTTCCTTGTCCGCCGAATCCAGCGCCTATTGTTGACGGGGTGGTTCGGGATGATATTGTGTCAGTG AATCCCTCGCAACCTCCTGAATCGCAAGAAAGCAAAAACCGTCGTCTCCTCTTCGATCGCGTGCGGCGCACCCTAGTGGATCTGATGATGACCGCCGACGAAAAGAACCATGTCATTTCTAACGCCAATGACGAACTAGACCGGCAGCTTCTGCGCATCGATGGCATATTTCCTTTCATTGCAGGGGAGATCAGTGAGGAGGCGCGACTGGGCAGTCTTACACACTGGGCCTATTCAAACCGGAACGCCACGAAAACTGCTACAAATGAGCGCCCCCGCCGCGAAGTCGCATCCAACAAACAAGACCTGAACCATGCTCTGGAAAACGAAGCTGGATCCCGTAGTGATGCGAGACGGGACGCCGCTCGCAAACAGCGGCGCACGCATGCCGATTCGGACTTTGACGATGCTCGTGCATCTGGTTCGCGAAAGGGGCAGGCTAGCAAACCCCGCAGTGGTGCAGGTGCGGCTACTGGGGATCTATCTGCAGTTGGGCATGGTGCACAAACTTCGGGGGCATCGGGGGCATCGGGTGCGACGAAACGCCGCAAGGTCGAAAGACCTCCAGCGGCCGATGCGGGCGCAGCGATGGAAAGATCCGCCAGCGGCGCTGGAAATGCTTCGGGACGTGGTGCATCGAAGGACACGACAGCTTCAGATGCCACCAAGAAGAGATCTCGCGCTCCTAACACGAATGCAGCCGCTCGCAAGAG AAATAATACGGGAACCTCCGCGGCGAATTCGCCAGTGCTGGCACCTACTCCTCTGGCTGGGGCGTCGGGCGCCGTGCGTAGCGCAGCCAGTCCCGGACCTGGAGCAGCCGCTCGGCCCCAGTCTTCTCGTGCTCAACAGAGCTCTGGACAGCCGACCAATGGTCGCCAGCGgccatcctcctcggcgtcCAATCGCCTGACAAGCAACA GCAAAGTCGTTGATACCAAGACTCTACCTAAAGAAACTCCGAAAGCGGATATGGTTGCAGCTGCACTTAACTCAGAACTGCAACGCcaagccgaggaagagaactcCGGCACAGCCACAGCCAAGGCTGTCGGACCCGTCAGCATGAAACGCGAAGATACAGAAACCCGCCCTGCGGAGTCGGTCGAGTCTCGCGAAACACCAGTACCTCAAGCTTCGAACGCAGCCCCGAAGGGCCGGTCGTCGAAGACGTCCACGCCTGTGCTCTCCACCTTGTCAGAACCCAACTCGCAGCGCACCCGACCTACCCGCAACACAGACTCCGCGCCTGCGAAACGATCACATAAGAAGAGTGGCAGTGTAGCGGTATCCCAGCAGCGAGCAGTgtctgaggaggaggactCTCTGCATGAAggggacgacgaggacgaagatggcGAGCCGCGGTATTGTTACTGCAACGAGATTAGCTTCGGCGAGATGGTTGCTTGTGACAACGATGCATGCCCGCGGGAATGGTTCCATCTGTCTTGTGTTGGGTTGACCAAACCGCCAGGGAAGAATG TCAAATGGTACTGCAATGAATGCAAGGAGAATATGCGAAGAAATCGGAACGCGCGGTAA
- the dscB gene encoding protein dscB yields MLTSGLTNAPITKLLLIYTIASSIALSILDIKHLASIHVSPHLWPYAQFWRLATWQLAGFTNSTEALFAAMLAYHLRVVERAWGKRKFATFIISTLPYTSLLPPLLLVLLRPLTLYKLNYLPCGPTATLFALLAQYHAGIPHTFRYRISTSTSTSTSSANRDTDASGRGEGAQGKHLTLLLSDKSTTYLVAAQLALSQFPGMMLPAAVGWVVGVAWRAEVLPVPSARWRVPAWAVGEKEMGRRGTQGGEGGERYEDLRRRLEGEAVAAAAAASGNAGSASEASGQRQRRREGGIMDRLRAL; encoded by the exons ATGCTAACCTCCGGCCTAACCAACGCCCCAATCACCaaactcctcctcatctACACcatcgcctcctccatcgccctctccatcctcgacaTCAAACACCTCGCCAGCATCCACGTCTCCCCACACCTCTGGCCCTACGCACAATTCTGGCGCCTCGCAACATGGCAACTCGCCGGCTTCACCAATTCAACCGAGGCCCTCTTCGCCGCTATGCTCGCCTACCATCTCCGCGTTGTTGAGCGCGCATGGGGGAAGCGCAAGTTCGCA acATTTATCATCTCCACGCTACCATATACCTCCCTCCTCCCGccgctcctcctcgtcctcctccgtccATTGACCCTTTACAAACTGAACTATCTCCCTTGCGGACCGACCGCCACGCTGTTTGCATTGCTGGCGCAGTATCATGCGGGGATCCCGCATACGTTTCGGTATAGgatcagcaccagcaccagcacgTCGACATCTTCAGCCAATAGAGATACAGATGCGagcggaagaggagaaggggcTCAAGGGAAACACCTcacgctcctcctctccgacAAGTCAACTACGTACTTGGTTGCGGCGCAGCTGGCTCTGTCGCAGTTTCCTGGGATGATGCTTCCAGCGGCGGTGGGGTGGGTTGTTGGGGTTGCGTGGCGGGCAGAGGTGTTGCCGGTGCCTTCGGCTCGGTGGAGGGTGCCGGCTTGGGCGgttggggagaaggagatggggAGACGGGGAACCCAGGGGGGTGAAGGCGGGGAGCGATATGAGGATCTAAGGAGGAGGTTGGAAGGTgaggctgttgctgctgcggcggcggcgagTGGGAATGCCGGGTCGGCGAGTGAGGCGTCTGGGCAGAGACAGCGTaggagagaaggagggaTTATGGATaggttgagggcgttgtAG
- a CDS encoding TFIIH subunit TFB1 family protein, whose amino-acid sequence MAPPSGSAAYKKKDGTLTMSQDSQSISWIPAAGGATGTITIPVSQITNLQQTPASNPKVMLKIFALPPNAPNDSPDQYVFSFTAGANARAEANAIKDALSAAIQAAKTAASATPTPTPGRTGTPAGGEGVSAAMAIASAVSSAGRAPKPWDDDQRLKADVELQQSLLKTDANLQRMFMESLHTKPDTLSASQFMSQFWSTRLHLLRAHAIERSQTRGSYNVLSSLKPRVEDNVTKLNISKEQIQLIFSQHPLVKRVYDENVPKLSEQQFWSRFFQSRLFKKLRGERISENDATDAILDKYLREDEQANLEREAHVPHFLDLAGNEVNNSQRRGNRPDLDMRPSGVDKVPIIRTLNMLSEKIMANVAPVDRDPSAPVGIDDETYKELQLRDLRGDDEQNRILLNIRDQSRFFSQAKVTEDEQSRLFAKQDPDQILRDLRGQIDRDLPTDGTAPLGKLVEPEELEDEDEQKHDQRVGSQANLQRASKQILDAIRDRRNQTEATSTGGTYGLSANLYDRLTLTHATTTEFLHQFWQAFLSGNPDRAAEVASLVESLNRAMERIQSVANDAEAERQVEVNRLKQHAREVLEATGKKIRLNLAGVTGGEKAVKQLLGPTIRALETALAKYNMAYTEEIQRLQSLENR is encoded by the exons ATGGCACCTCCGAGCGGATCGGCGGCatacaagaagaaagatggcaCCCTGACCATGTCTCAGGACAGCCAGTCCATTTCATGGATTCCTGCGGCTGGCGGCGCTACCGGAACAATTACGATTCCAGTTTCCCAGATCACTA ATCTACAGCAAACCCCAGCTAGTAACCCCAAAGTGATGCTCAAGATCTTCGCTCTCCCTCCCAACGCACCGAATGATTCCCCGGACCAATACGTCTTCTCCTTTACGGCCGGGGCCAACGCCCGTGCGGAAGCGAACGCCATCAAAGATGCACTCAGCGCCGCCATCCAGGCCGCCAAAACCGCCGCGAGTGCGACTCCGACCCCGACACCCGGTCGGACAGGAACACCCGCCGGCGGGGAAGGGGTGTCAGCCGCCATGGCGATCGCGAGTGCGGTATCCTCGGCCGGGCGGGCCCCGAAGCCCTGGGATGACGACCAGCGGCTCAAGGCGGACGTGGAGCTGCAGCAGTCGCTGCTCAAAACCGATGCGAACCTACAGCGCATGTTTATGGAATCGCTGCACACCAAACCAGATACCCTGTCTGCCTCGCAGTTCATGTCGCAGTTCTGGTCGACGCGGCTGCACCTGCTGCGGGCCCACGCGATCGAGCGGTCGCAGACGCGCGGCTCGTACAATGTGCTGTCCTCGCTGAAGCCGCGGGTCGAGGACAACGTGACCAAGCTCAATATCAGCAAGGAGCAGATCCAGCTCATTTTCAGCCAGCATCCGCTTGTGAAGAGGGTATACGATGAGAATGTGCCGAAGCTGAGCGAGCAGCAGTTCTGGTCGCGATTCTTTCAGAGTCGGCTGTTCAAAAAACTGCGTGGCGAGCGCATCTCCGAGAACGATGCGACAGATGCCATTCTCGACAAATATCTGCGCGAGGACGAGCAGGCGAATCTCGAGCGGGAGGCGCATGTGCCGCACTTTTTGGATCTGGCGGGGAACGAGGTCAATAACAGCCAACGGCGCGGGAATCGGCCGGATCTGGATATGCGGCCGTCCGGTGTGGACAAGGTACCCATCATTCGGACGTTGAATATGCTGAGCGAGAAGATTATGGCGAATGTGGCGCCGGTGGATCGCGACCCGTCGGCGCCTGTCGGCATTGATGACGAGACGTACAAAGAGCTGCAGTTGCGGGACTTGCGTGGGGACGATGAACAGAACAGGATTCTACTGAATATCCGGGATCAGAGTCGGTTTTTCTCGCAGGCCAAAGTAACCGAAGATGAGCAGAGTCGGTTGTTTGCCAAGCAGGACCCTGACCAGATCCTCCGTGATCTACGTGGCCAGATCGACCGGGACCTGCCGACCGATGGGACAGCGCCATTGGGGAAGCTGGTGGAACCAGAGGAActcgaagatgaagacgagcAGAAACATGATCAGCGGGTCGGATCGCAGGCCAACTTGCAGCGCGCATCGAAGCAGATCCTTGACGCCATCCGGGACCGGCGCAACCAGACGGAGGCGACATCTACTGGGGGAACGTACGGATTGTCGGCCAATCTCTATGATAGGTTGACCCTAACACATGCGACAACCACGGAGTTCCTTCACCAATTCTGGCAGGCTTTTCTGTCCGGAAATCCCGACCGTGCGGCTGAGGTCGCGTCGCTTGTGGAATCGCTGAACCGGGCCATGGAACGCATCCAGTCTGTCGCAAACGACGCCGAGGCGGAGCGCCAGGTGGAAGTAAACCGACTTAAGCAGCATGCACGAGAGGTGCTAGAGGCTACGGGCAAGAAGATCCGCCTCAATCTTGCGGGAGTTacaggaggagagaaggccGTCAAGCAGTTGCTGGGGCCCACCATCCGGGCATTGGAGACTGCTTTGGCCAAGTATAATATGGCATACACTGAAGAAATCCAGCGACTGCAGTCGCTGGAAAATAGATAA
- a CDS encoding Leucine Rich Repeat domain protein, translated as MSSVAASAVPLQKPTYSRFTTAPAIDTSHPQPSRTSSPHSSACSSPNGSRSSSRRRPSFGSIKEDVDGIAQSFVDTHITQSPTDQTKQTSPLAIDMQHTPDFCCPCGGFLGWKQIRIGGKSLSRSYGDLRALGAMHTRGWAWENNAVVNNPPTKTVQSKSQKPPPGSSRLEKLPPEVLDQIISNLALDIPPNGYTPRNVDLVSCLLTSRTLHAATLGVLYRNMTFPHSIIFSKALNHMSQYPALGTLVRRLDFSHFTSVGLGRTKQMNAEIQNLTSTTLLKCLDLLPNLKECLLQEHVEGDISVDIVRKIFTGLPNLHGVDFCGCATQSFSAVFHQALTTEPGLPLTLPNLKRVSLHECSSLPPSTFEVLLPRLINLTHLDVTHTQISEAALFSIPETAQITHLSLSRCTRLKGPRVVEFLTTHPAVCNTLVYLNLLADPTRYRILEEDDVSALLPRLPKTLRSLNLGGAKITSAHAPALVPLTKHLEELGLSSADLSCKDLNMFFAPPLVSDHTGSAEGPEPWVPSSLCYLDLNKVPQLSIGTIFNTNTCLLLSQQSYPLQVIEFSDKIIAPLRERVKNNRASSGWTVRELGRRGWYVRDPASMPNQVPDDGSRPWKMGARWWGMRKIPVAVGDVGGIYGHYMFKK; from the exons ATGTCCTCCGTCGCCGCCTCTGCCGTTCCCCTACAGAAGCCTACCTATTCTCGGTTTACTACGGCTCCGGCTATAGACACTAGTCATCCTCAACCATCGCGCACTTCCTCGCCACACTCGTCCGCTTGCTCCTCACCCAACGGATCCAGATCTAGCAGTCGTCGTCGTCCGTCGTTTGGTTCGATCAAGGAGGACGTCGACG GCATTGCTCAATCGTTCGTTGATACACACATCACCCAGTCTCCCACAGACCAGACCAAACAGACATCGCCCTTAGCGATTGATATGCAACACACACCGGATTTCTGTTGTCCTTGCGGTGGTTTTCTTGGTTGGAAACAGATTCGAATCGGAGGAAAGAGTCTCAGCCGGAGCTATGGCGATCTTCGCGCGTTGGGGGCTATGCACACTCGGGGTTGGGCGTGGGAGAACAATGCGGTGGTGAATAATCCTCCCACGAAGACGGTCCAATCCAAGTCTCAGAAACCCCCTCCAGGCTCCTCGCGGCTAGAGAAACTGCCACCGGAAGTTCTCG ACCAGATCATTTCCAACCTGGCTTTGGATATCCCTCCTAATGGCTATACACCACGGAATGTCGACCTGGTGTCGTGTCTCCTGACCTCGCGTACGTTGCACGCTGCCACACTTGGTGTGTTGTACCGAAACATGACCTTCCCGCattccatcatcttctccaaggctCTCAACCACATGTCGCAGTATCCCGCGCTCGGAACGCTCGTGCGTCGTCTGGACTTTTCCCATTTCACCTCCGTAGGACTCGGGCGCACCAAGCAGATGAATGCAGAAATCCAGAATCTCACCTCCACCACGCTGTTGAAATGTTTGGATCTTCTGCCAAACCTTAAGGAATGTCTGCTGCAGGAGCATGTGGAAGGTGATATCAGCGTGGACATCGTGCGGAAGATATTCACCGGCCTGCCCAACCTACATGGCGTTGACTTTTGCGGCTGCGCTACCCAGTCATTCTCGGCGGTTTTCCACCAAGCTTTGACCACAGAACCGGGCCTGCCTCTGACTCTACCGAATCTCAAACGGGTGTCCCTACACGAGTGTAGCAGTCTGCCTCCGTCTACTTTTGaggttcttcttcctcgtctgaTCAATTTGACGCATCTCGATGTCACGCACACGCAGATCAGCGAGGCGGCGCTCTTCTCCATTCCCGAGACCGCCCAGATTACACATCTCAGCCTTTCGCGGTGCACTCGGCTGAAGGGTCCGAGGGTGGTCGAGTTTCTGACCACGCATCCAGCTGTGTGCAATACACTGGTGTACCTTAACCTCCTGGCCGACCCCACTCGCTATCGGATTCTCGAGGAGGACGATGtctctgctcttcttcctcggttGCCCAAAACCCTCCGCTCGCTGAACCTGGGGGGCGCCAAGATCACCTCTGCTCATGCGCCTGCCCTAGTACCTTTGACCAAGCATCTCGAGGAGCTCGGCTTGAGCTCGGCGGATTTGTCCTGCAAAGATCTCAATATGTTCTTCGCGCCGCCTCTCGTGTCGGACCATACGGGCTCAGCCGAGGGGCCGGAACCGTGGGTGCCGTCCTCGTTGTGCTACTTGGATCTCAACAAGGTCCCGCAGTTGTCGATTGGCACTATCTTCAATACCAATACTTGCTTGCTCCTTTCGCAGCAGAGTTATCCTCTGCAAGTCATTGAATTCAGTGACAAGATCATTGCTCCGCTGAGGGAGAGAGTCAAGAATAACCGTGCCTCCAGCGGCTGGACCGTCCGGGAGCTCGGCAGACGCGGCTGGTACGTGCGTGACCCTGCATCTATGCCAAACCAAGTCCCCGACGACGGCTCTCGTCCCTGGAAAATGGGCGCCCGTTGGTgggggatgaggaagatcCCCGTTGCAGTTGGAGACGTTGGAGGCATCTATGGCCATTACATGTTCAAGAAATAA